One genomic region from Vibrio cyclitrophicus encodes:
- a CDS encoding adenosylcobinamide-GDP ribazoletransferase, with the protein MSDAPERSLKDRATYQWELFTLAMGFFSRLPMPKNTPYSSERMNRSGRYFSTVGLLLGVLCGGVFLLLDTVLPSAVAIFLMMSFSLMLTGAFHEDGLTDMADGIGGGMTLERRLTIMKDSRIGTYGASALIMALLGKWLLLSELVNMAALFMVIVTSYTFSRAIAASLIYDMPYVSDLDTSKSKPLANKQTKGELVFLLLVGVLPSLWFGLEFALILSVVAYLFRTGFKKWLMARIGGFTGDCLGAAQQLMELLIYLVFTAAFYNGFL; encoded by the coding sequence ATGAGTGATGCACCAGAAAGATCATTAAAAGATCGAGCTACTTATCAGTGGGAGCTTTTTACATTGGCGATGGGCTTCTTTTCTCGTTTGCCAATGCCGAAGAATACTCCCTATTCATCAGAGCGAATGAACCGTTCTGGACGCTACTTTTCAACGGTTGGTTTGTTACTTGGTGTTCTGTGTGGCGGTGTATTCTTGTTACTCGATACGGTACTGCCGAGTGCAGTGGCCATCTTTTTGATGATGAGTTTTAGCTTGATGCTCACTGGCGCTTTCCATGAGGACGGCTTGACCGACATGGCGGATGGCATTGGTGGTGGCATGACGCTTGAACGCCGATTAACCATAATGAAAGACAGTCGCATTGGTACTTATGGTGCCTCGGCCTTAATCATGGCGTTGCTTGGCAAATGGTTGTTATTGAGTGAACTGGTGAACATGGCAGCCTTATTTATGGTTATCGTGACCAGTTATACCTTTAGCCGTGCGATTGCTGCATCGCTGATTTACGACATGCCTTATGTTAGCGATTTGGATACCAGTAAAAGCAAGCCATTGGCCAACAAGCAAACTAAGGGCGAGCTCGTTTTTCTCTTGCTTGTAGGCGTATTACCTAGCCTGTGGTTTGGTCTTGAATTCGCTTTGATTTTATCTGTCGTTGCCTATCTGTTCAGAACAGGTTTCAAAAAGTGGTTGATGGCTCGAATTGGTGGCTTCACTGGAGATTGCTTGGGTGCAGCTCAACAGTTGATGGAGTTACTGATTTACCTTGTGTTCACTGCTGCTTTTTACAATGGTTTTCTTTAA
- the cobT gene encoding nicotinate-nucleotide--dimethylbenzimidazole phosphoribosyltransferase yields MLDTKHSHYIQHRIDQKTKPLGALGLLEKVAHQLALIQSQGKEAAVEHIELNKPSIIIFAGDHGIADEGVSIAPSAVTQQMVLNFLNGGAAINCFCAVNNIDITVVDTGILLPVESDSDMLISQRLGTGTNNFANEAAMSLETMERGIELGADLASRTISNGTNIIMFGEMGIGNTSSASAILSALANRPTQECVGLGTGISCEQLEHKKVVVKQGVARCKGLDPKEVLAQVGGFEIVQMVGAFLGAYQNKTPVLVDGFIVSVAAYVATLIDPNCRDYMIFAHRSEESGHKILLELLDAEPLLDLGLRLGEGTGAALAMPIIRAAAEFYNNMASFESAGVTV; encoded by the coding sequence ATGTTAGATACCAAACACTCGCACTACATCCAACATCGCATTGACCAAAAAACCAAGCCACTCGGTGCGCTTGGCCTACTAGAAAAGGTTGCACATCAACTGGCATTGATTCAGAGCCAAGGCAAAGAAGCTGCGGTTGAACACATCGAATTGAACAAGCCAAGTATCATCATATTTGCTGGCGACCATGGCATTGCTGACGAAGGCGTGAGTATTGCCCCAAGTGCTGTCACACAACAGATGGTGTTGAATTTCTTAAACGGCGGCGCAGCGATTAATTGCTTTTGCGCGGTGAACAACATCGATATTACGGTGGTGGATACTGGGATTTTGTTACCAGTCGAATCCGATAGCGACATGTTAATTTCACAGCGCTTGGGTACGGGAACCAATAACTTTGCCAACGAAGCGGCAATGAGTTTAGAAACGATGGAACGTGGGATTGAACTGGGCGCAGACCTTGCTTCTAGAACCATTTCGAATGGCACTAATATCATCATGTTTGGTGAAATGGGCATTGGCAATACCAGCAGTGCGTCAGCGATTTTGAGTGCATTAGCTAATCGCCCCACGCAGGAGTGCGTTGGTTTAGGTACAGGGATTAGCTGTGAACAACTGGAACACAAGAAAGTGGTTGTGAAACAAGGTGTTGCTCGTTGCAAAGGTTTAGATCCTAAAGAAGTACTTGCTCAAGTAGGCGGCTTTGAGATAGTTCAAATGGTCGGTGCTTTCCTTGGCGCGTACCAAAACAAAACCCCTGTGTTGGTCGATGGCTTTATCGTATCAGTCGCTGCGTATGTCGCGACCCTAATTGACCCGAATTGTCGTGATTACATGATCTTTGCGCATCGCTCTGAAGAATCGGGGCACAAAATTTTGTTAGAGCTGCTAGACGCTGAGCCACTGCTCGATCTTGGATTGAGATTGGGCGAGGGCACAGGCGCTGCACTGGCTATGCCAATTATTCGTGCGGCAGCTGAGTTCTATAACAACATGGCGAGCTTCGAAAGTGCTGGAGTCACGGTTTAA